The following coding sequences lie in one Alosa alosa isolate M-15738 ecotype Scorff River chromosome 21, AALO_Geno_1.1, whole genome shotgun sequence genomic window:
- the LOC125286409 gene encoding schlafen family member 13-like isoform X1 produces the protein MIECIPQGDKVHIYVTSGHPGYHKSRLWSINTGLWERAGSNDERVSPKDMFEFLRKRKDRAERNQNQYEVYPPAKRHAVPLPGNDVIRQQAEKFYMMDWVEKKRCLEFGESVHVELKLFSSSDNLSKRLKEVVPKNISAFGNTDGGFMFIGIHDKSQEVIGCGRGLNAEALQSMVEDVCRKSEAIHTSDCKKKNTSWSPECRLIKVITPKSSEADAYVVAIKIPVFCCAVFEKDPNSWHIEGGTVCRLRAPVWMKKMQLSDPDEDLCERFQNVLSLRDAPPQCKPVYSIESLTHVQEKLFPVPENNIEVVPDAFKNKALTDAILNANSAKSPGICICSQSWAVDIDLSKNNDVICEALIISTGSYPTLCCVVETDGPDLWKYATNTAFHLKQKLVNVGGYTGKLCVIPQLVYSQNWTVLNHPSLYPNSYRLNQEKDVKALLRSLVIVVTNFTSLLSDEIGCEFLNLLTEEQFKILQTYGGIKNLFIHGVPGSGKTLIAMALIRRIKNFFCCEEKNILYLCENVGLRDFMRKQNLCQCETRVKFLAECTDFSAVKHIIVDEAQNFRVENGESNWYEKALNLRGADGMFWVFLDYHQKCHNFPDGLPPLSDQNMVVLHKVVRNSAKVLEAMQCLMHKIIEGPQSEVTQHLAAIDKQMELSHSFQGSCIIRKAAPGKEVDLVLQILQHLHSQGHTAGHVAVLFSTQEQLAAEEFKLKTKFPILFSSVQEINPNKMVLDTVRRFTGLERNIVILVSPSVHPFLTCVEPNFLISAYSRARIRLYVVKSS, from the exons ATGATTGAATGTATCCCTCAAGGTGACAAAGTTCATATCTATGTTACGTCAGGACATCCTGGTTACCATAAATCAAGACTTTGGAGCATTAATACTGGTTTATGGGAAAGAGCGGGTTCAAACGATGAGCGTGTTAGTCCCAAAGATATGTTTGAGTTCTTGAGGAAGAGAAAGGACAGGGCTGAAAGGAATCAAAATCAGTATGAGGTGTATCCTCCTGCAAAGCGACATGCAGTACCATTGCCTGGCAATGACGTAATAAGACAACAAGCTGAGAAATTCTATATGATGGACTGGGTGGAAAAAAAACGATGTTTAGAATTTGGGGAGAGTGTGCATGTAGAATTAAAACTATTTAGCAGCAGTGACAATCTCTCCAAGAGGCTTAAGGAAGTCGTTCCTAAAAATATATCGGCTTTTGGGAATACAGATGGTGGTTTCATGTTTATTGGTATACATGACAAAAGTCAAGAAGTCATTGGGTGTGGTAGGGGGCTTAATGCAGAGGCATTGCAAAGTATGGTTGAAGATGTGTGCAGGAAGTCAGAGGCAATTCATACCTCTGACTGCAAGAAGAAGAATACGAGCTGGTCTCCAGAGTGTAGACTTATCAAAGTCATCACTCCGAAATCCTCAGAAgctgatgcatatgtggtggCCATCAAGATTCCAGTATTTTGCTGTGCTGTCTTTGAGAAAGATCCAAACTCATGGCACATTGAGGGAGGCACTGTTTGTAGACTGAGAGCTCCTGTGTGGATGAAGAAAATGCAGCTCTCAGACCCAG atgAGGACCTGTGTGAACGCTTTCAGAATGTGCTGAGTCTACGAGATGCCCCACCTCAGTGTAAACCAGTGTACAGCATCGAGTCGTTGACACACGTACAGGAGAAACTTTTTCCTG TTCCAGAGAATAATATCGAGGTGGTGCCAGATGCCTTTAAAAACAAGGCGCTCACTGATGCCATCCTCAATGCCAACTCAGCAAAGAGTCCGGGAATTTGCATTTGCTCCCAAAGTTGGGCAGTTGATATAGATCTCTCCAAGAATAATGATGTAATTTGTGAGGCTCTGATCATCAGCACAGGCAGTTATCCCACTCTCTGCTGTGTGGTTGAAACGGATGGTCCTGATTTGTGGAAATATGCAACAAATACAGCATTCCATCTGAAGCAGAAGCTGGTGAACGTGGGAGGCTATACAGGCAAACTTTGTGTAATCCCCCAACTAGTGTACAGCCAGAACTGGACAGTGCTGAACCACCCCTCACTATACCCCAATAGTTATAGACTCAACCAGGAAAAAGATGTGAAAGCCCTTCTCCGCTCCTTGGTGATTGTAGTGACGAATTTCACCTCCCTATTAAGTGATGAAATTGGCTGTGAGTTCCTTAATTTGCTAACAGAAGAACAGTTTAAAATTCTTCAGACCTATGGTGGAATCAAGAATCTCTTCATTCATGGTGTGCCTGGATCTGGGAAGACATTGATTGCCATGGCGCTCATAAGAAGGATCAAGAACTTTTTTTGCTGCGAGGAAAAAAATATCCTTTACCTTTGTGAAAATGTTGGATTGAGAGACTTCATGAG AAAACAAAACCTCTGCCAGTGTGAGACAAGAGTAAAGTTTTTAGCTGAATGCACAGATTTCTCGGCGGTAAAACACATCATTGTGGACGAAGCCCAGAACTTTCGTGTGGAAAATGGGGAAAGCAACTGGTATGAGAAGGCACTGAATCTGAGAGGAGCGGATGGGATGTTCTGGGTGTTTCTGGACTACCACCAGAAATGCCATAATTTTCCAGATGGCCTTCCACCGCTTTCTGACCAAAACATGGTTGTCTTGCACAAAGTTGTTCGTAATTCTGCAAAAGTCCTGGAAGCTATGCAGTGTCTAATGCATAAGATAATTGAGGGCCCACAATCTGAGGTAACACAACATTTAGCAGCTATAGACAAGCAGATGGAACTGAGCCACTCATTCCAAGGCTCCTGTATCATCAGAAAAGCGGCACCTGGAAAGGAGGTGGATCTTGTGCTCCAGATCCTACAGCATCTCCACTCTCAGGGCCACACTGCTGGACACGTCGCTGTGCTCTTTTCAACACAGGAGCAGCTGGCTGCAGAGGAGTTCAAACTGAAGACAAAATTCCCCATTCTTTTCAGCAGTGTGCAGGAGATCAATCCGAATAAGATGGTTCTGGATACTGTCCGCAGGTTCACAGGTCTGGAGCGGAACATTGTGATTTTGGTCAGTCCCTCTGTCCATCCTTTTCTTACATGTGTCGAGCCTAACTTTCTTATTTCTGCTTATTCCAGAGCAAGGATCAGGTTGTATGTTGTTAAGTCTTCATAA
- the LOC125286409 gene encoding schlafen family member 11-like isoform X2: MALIRRIKNFFCCEEKNILYLCENVGLRDFMRKQNLCQCETRVKFLAECTDFSAVKHIIVDEAQNFRVENGESNWYEKALNLRGADGMFWVFLDYHQKCHNFPDGLPPLSDQNMVVLHKVVRNSAKVLEAMQCLMHKIIEGPQSEVTQHLAAIDKQMELSHSFQGSCIIRKAAPGKEVDLVLQILQHLHSQGHTAGHVAVLFSTQEQLAAEEFKLKTKFPILFSSVQEINPNKMVLDTVRRFTGLERNIVILVSPSVHPFLTCVEPNFLISAYSRARIRLYVVKSS; this comes from the exons ATGGCGCTCATAAGAAGGATCAAGAACTTTTTTTGCTGCGAGGAAAAAAATATCCTTTACCTTTGTGAAAATGTTGGATTGAGAGACTTCATGAG AAAACAAAACCTCTGCCAGTGTGAGACAAGAGTAAAGTTTTTAGCTGAATGCACAGATTTCTCGGCGGTAAAACACATCATTGTGGACGAAGCCCAGAACTTTCGTGTGGAAAATGGGGAAAGCAACTGGTATGAGAAGGCACTGAATCTGAGAGGAGCGGATGGGATGTTCTGGGTGTTTCTGGACTACCACCAGAAATGCCATAATTTTCCAGATGGCCTTCCACCGCTTTCTGACCAAAACATGGTTGTCTTGCACAAAGTTGTTCGTAATTCTGCAAAAGTCCTGGAAGCTATGCAGTGTCTAATGCATAAGATAATTGAGGGCCCACAATCTGAGGTAACACAACATTTAGCAGCTATAGACAAGCAGATGGAACTGAGCCACTCATTCCAAGGCTCCTGTATCATCAGAAAAGCGGCACCTGGAAAGGAGGTGGATCTTGTGCTCCAGATCCTACAGCATCTCCACTCTCAGGGCCACACTGCTGGACACGTCGCTGTGCTCTTTTCAACACAGGAGCAGCTGGCTGCAGAGGAGTTCAAACTGAAGACAAAATTCCCCATTCTTTTCAGCAGTGTGCAGGAGATCAATCCGAATAAGATGGTTCTGGATACTGTCCGCAGGTTCACAGGTCTGGAGCGGAACATTGTGATTTTGGTCAGTCCCTCTGTCCATCCTTTTCTTACATGTGTCGAGCCTAACTTTCTTATTTCTGCTTATTCCAGAGCAAGGATCAGGTTGTATGTTGTTAAGTCTTCATAA
- the map1lc3cl gene encoding microtubule-associated proteins 1A/1B light chain 3C isoform X2, with product MAPFEKSMEMMPFKQRKCLATRKDEVIVERYFREKQFPLLDKSKFLVPFELTMGQFISLLRSKIDLDSTQALYLLVSEKHMTCMTASMGEVYSQYRDQDGFLYMTYASQDMFG from the exons ATGGCTCCCTTCGAGAAATCAATGGAAATGATGCCTTTCAAGCAAAGGAAATGCCTTG CTACTAGAAAAGACGAA GTAATTGTGGAGCGATATTTCCGTGAAAAACAGTTTCCTCTGCTCGACAAATCTAAATTCTTGGTGCCATTTGAACTCACAATGGGTCAGTTCATAAGCCTTCTTAG GAGTAAGATTGACCTTGATTCCACACAGGCCCTGTACCTGCTAGTGTCAGAAAAGCACATGACCTGCATGACAGCGAGCATGGGAGAGGTGTACTCCCAGTACAGAGACCAAGATGGCTTCCTGTACATGACTTACGCCTCACAGGACATGTTTGGCTGA
- the map1lc3cl gene encoding microtubule-associated proteins 1A/1B light chain 3C isoform X1, translated as MAPFEKSMEMMPFKQRKCLATRKDEVSTIRSKFPNKLPVIVERYFREKQFPLLDKSKFLVPFELTMGQFISLLRSKIDLDSTQALYLLVSEKHMTCMTASMGEVYSQYRDQDGFLYMTYASQDMFG; from the exons ATGGCTCCCTTCGAGAAATCAATGGAAATGATGCCTTTCAAGCAAAGGAAATGCCTTG CTACTAGAAAAGACGAAGTGAGTACTATTCGTTCAAAATTTCCCAACAAACTTCCG GTAATTGTGGAGCGATATTTCCGTGAAAAACAGTTTCCTCTGCTCGACAAATCTAAATTCTTGGTGCCATTTGAACTCACAATGGGTCAGTTCATAAGCCTTCTTAG GAGTAAGATTGACCTTGATTCCACACAGGCCCTGTACCTGCTAGTGTCAGAAAAGCACATGACCTGCATGACAGCGAGCATGGGAGAGGTGTACTCCCAGTACAGAGACCAAGATGGCTTCCTGTACATGACTTACGCCTCACAGGACATGTTTGGCTGA
- the si:ch211-168f7.5 gene encoding uncharacterized protein si:ch211-168f7.5, producing MAGRRGCVNSLWSGSERVRIGERLKATLAGILELELLRCRHLEMVDAALDKKEILDETDQNERNTESATDDDAATSHRQQTSALSESVLPCLSNSGEEVASRWSTLSWDIPSELLSPLTPDTTSTTLVDGDSRPSSGFYSVSGSSLSDSSYSVSSEIALGGLVRAVGSTCRPLSADHSAIQWREASQSNAQSTEETLREEDRRPVSTGDLEIPGLVLLSDLCSKLGGPQQPPLLSDSCSSLHSRVQLDPKFCSDLVSRKTKEVYPYPSPLHAVALQSPLFTFSQDHSSPQLSPNPETEHPEEDTSPQRTPPSAPPSLTQLELYISRLVHQYHSRTRQDAFKAISGSGQDTFQCRTAMDSHGSASNLTGVTPCKLGNSSRVRLSSISKKASRNSINLGNLPSVTGEDFNISFHLNLNLNLNPNINKSLDTKTLKEDISASCGYLGTSITTPSASPSSSTLSFTPTPTSRSRPRISTCPSQVNHRGSLEVTGKVFGPMGFSRSLDWSGASREEAEGCPPPSKTQDGSPKLSEDSEVVCEISRVSGLPCSVVVGLMEEGVELDTECFRIERERGEGSASPSQPHLSPSPRSPCQINTMSDLARLHSDGQSPNRWIPSVVAGENGSHQRCLQIAHSGSHSGLTSQSASPACSEHSGPTPTHHVRRMSPVLPVPPTPASSDPASPGSSSMSCHPRVHSPPRLLSASAFTPAQLSVFRRDAPSQCSLPRYRAGNSPQEGNALRPRGGSLRQEAGAGWRSQDRGWRRSGDGERLYQGKHASRELVRASTVSSYSRDYSTCWDEEVRAQTPKKGTKFWKGFDGRFWGKDGDSDCGERDARGSRRKDYQKERSWSKEQEGKPKQKGIPWEGRSSSLRSSRRALFRSESQGILEPSSQQRKGRLRTNYWASSFEIAHEGHTDQGRNLAGREDKHLSSTASLFHLSRSQSLEGSSQSLSPLSSPSYSPSPPPSAPLTRSRSFRDLGRRVFGSMRSLSLRGHKTKK from the exons ATGGCCGGGCGTCGTGGCTGTGTGAATTCGCTTTGGTCGGGCAGCGAGCGTGTTCGAATCGGAGAAAGGTTGAAGGCAACCTTAGCAGGAAtactggagctggagctgctcAGGTGTCGTCACTTGGAGATGGTCGATGCCGCGTTGGACAAAAAAGAAATACTCGATGAAACCGACCAGAatgagagaaacacagaaagCGCCACCGACGACGATGCAGCAACATCCCACAGGCAACAG acctcGGCTCTCTCCGAGTCAGTGCTGCCCTGCTTGAGCAATTCAGGAGAGGAAGTAGCCTCGCGATGGTCCACTCTGTCCTGGGATATCCCATCTGAGCTGCTTTCCCCTCTGACCCCAGACACTACCAGCACCACCTTAGTGGATGGAGACTCAAGACCAAGCTCAG GTTTCTATTCGGTGAGTGGGAGCTCCTTGTCCGATTCCAGTTACTCAGTGTCCAGTGAGATTGCTCTTGGGGGCTTGGTGAGGGCTGTTGGGAGTACGTGCCGACCACTGTCTGCAGATCACAGCGCCATCCAGTGGAGAGAGGCCTCACAGTCAAATGCCCAGAGTACTGAGGAGACCTTgagggaggaggacaggagaccTGTCTCCACAG GTGACCTGGAGATCCCCGGCCTCGTGCTGCTGTCTGACCTCTGCTCCAAACTGGGTGGGCCTCAgcagcctcctctcctctcagacTCGTGCAGTTCCTTACATTCCCGAGTACAATTGGACCCTAAATTCTGCTCTGACTTGGTGTCCCGCAAAACAAAGGAGGTGTATCCATACCCCAGCCCCCTACATGCGGTGGCTCTGCAGAGTCCCCTCTTCACCTTCAGTCAGGACCACTCATCACCCCAGCTCTCACCTAATCCAGAGACTGAACATCCAGAAGAGGACACGTCGCCACAGAGGACTCCGCCTTCAGCGCCCCCATCACTGACGCAGCTGGAGCTGTACATCTCAAGGCTGGTCCACCAGTATCATTCTAGGACAAGGCAAGATGCCTTCAAAGCCATCTCAGGTTCAGGCCAAGATACATTCCAGTGTAGAACTGCTATGGACAGTCACGGTTCCGCATCAAATTTGACTGGCGTCACCCCCTGCAAACTCGGGAACTCTTCAAGAGTTCGTTTGAGCAGCATAAGCAAGAAAGCAAGCAGAAACTCGATCAACTTGGGGAACTTACCATCTGTGACGGGGGAGGATTTCAACATAAGCTTCCacctgaatttgaatttgaacttAAATCCGAACATAAACAAATCTCTAGATACCAAAACCCTGAAGGAAGACATATCTGCATCATGTGGTTACCTTGGCACCAGTATTACTACCCCCTCCGCCTCGCCTTCCTCCTCGACCTTGTCTTTTACGCCCACTCCTACATCAAGAAGCAGGCCACGGATATCCACTTGTCCATCGCAGGTCAATCATCGTGGGTCTCTGGAAGTGACTGGGAAGGTGTTTGGTCCCATGGGCTTTTCACGGTCCCTAGACTGGAGTGGGGCCTccagagaggaggcagagggatGTCCTCCTCCTTCCAAAACCCAGGATGGGTCTCCCAAGCTCAGTGAAGACTCTGAGGTGGTGTGTGAAATATCCCGTGTGTCAGGCCTGCCCTGCTCGGTGGTGGTAGGTTTGATGGAGGAAGGTGTGGAGCTGGACACTGAGTGCTTTCGGATTGagcgggagagaggggaggggtcaGCCTCACCATCCCAGCCCCATCTGTCCCCGTCTCCACGCTCGCCCTGTCAGATCAACACAATGTCTGACCTCGCAAGGTTGCACTCCGACGGTCAATCACCTAATCGCTGGATCCCGAGTGTTGTGGCTGGAGAAAATGGCTCCCATCAGCGCTGCCTTCAGATCGCCCATTCAGGCTCCCATTCAGGCCTGACGTCTCAGTCTGCCAGCCCTGCCTGCTCTGAACACTCTGGCCCCACCCCGACTCATCATGTGAGGAGAATGTCCCCTGTTCTGCCGGTCCCACCCACTCCTGCATCTTCTGACCCGGCCTCTCCAGGATCCTCGTCTATGTCCTGCCACCCGAGAGTGCACTCCCCTCCTCGTCTGCTCTCCGCCTCTGCCTTCACCCCCGCGCAGCTGTCCGTGTTCCGACGCGATGCTCCATCGCAGTGCTCTCTGCCTCGGTACCGGGCAGGCAACTCGCCACAGGAGGGCAACGCTCTTCGGCCCAGGGGAGGGTCACTGAGGCAGGaggcaggggctgggtggagatCACAGGACCGAGGTTGGAGGAGAAgtggagacggagagaggcTGTACCAGGGCAAGCACGCGTCCCGGGAGCTGGTCAGGGCCTCAACGGTCAGCAGCTACTCAAGAGACTACAGCACATGCTGGGATGAGGAAGTGCGTGCTCAGACACCAAAAAAGGGTACCAAATTTTGGAAGGGCTTCGATGGACGCTTCTGGGGTAAGGATGGGGACTCTGAttgtggagagagggatgcacgAGGCAGCAGGAGGAAAGACTACCAAAAAGAGAGGTCCTGGAGCAAAGAACAGGAAGGAAAGCCGAAGCAGAAGGGAATTCCCTGGGAAGGCCGCAGCTCCAGTCTCCGCTCATCCCGCAGGGCGCTTTTCCGCAGCGAGTCCCAGGGAATCCTCGAACCGTCATCTCAACAACGCAAAGGTCGACTCCGCACCAACTACTGGGCCTCCTCCTTTGAGATTGCACATGAGGGACACACGGATCAAGGACGGAATCTAGCAGGAAGAGAAGACAAACATCTATCGTCCACTGCCAGTCTGTTTCACCTCTCTCGTTCCCAAAGCCTGGAGGGAAGCTCCCAGTCGCTTTCTCCACTTTCTTCACCATCTTATTCTccatcccctccaccctcagcgcCCCTAACGCGGTCCAGGTCCTTCAGGGATCTTGGGAGACGTGTGTTTGGCTCAATGAGGTCACTCAGTTTAAGGggccacaaaacaaaaaagtga
- the ttc9c gene encoding tetratricopeptide repeat protein 9C: MADDKEQLEDAAEQATASCSASPRDRVRVDSQLQEAVRLKTEGNTFYRDKNIRSAIGRYHRALIVLRGLDSKVTSAVEGFGPKAPVLNSEQQELLRNTQIDCYNNLAACLLQRESVDYSRVQEYSLHVLELRPGDIKALYRAGVATLELGDAQSARQYLMQASRGKPNDANVKRQLQRAEERLSKDYQKEKALYKGMFSQQKQEGQGDMAVTQKHV, translated from the exons ATG GCGGATGACAAGGAGCAATTGGAAGATGCAGCAGAGCAGGCCACAGCCAGCTGCTCCGCTTCACCGAGAGACCGTGTGCGTGTCGACAGTCAACTCCAAGAGGCAGTTCGTTTAAAAACAGAAGGCAACACATTCTATCGAGACAAAAATATTCGATCTGCCATTGGACGTTATCATCGTGCCTTGATTGTTCTACGTGGCCTTGACTCTAAGGTTACGTCTGCAGTCGAAGGTTTCGGACCCAAAGCACCTGTACTCAACTCGGAACAACAGGAACTCTTAAGGAACACACAGATCGACTGCTATAACAATCTGGCAG CTTGTTTGCTACAGCGGGAAAGTGTGGACTATTCACGGGTGCAGGAATACAGCCTTCATGTTCTTGAGTTGCGGCCAGGTGACATCAAAGCACTCTACAGAGCTGGGGTGGCCACCCTGGAGTTAGGAGATGCTCAATCTGCTCGGCAGTATCTCATGCAGGCCAGCAGGGGGAAACCTAATG ATGCCAATGTGAAAAGGCAGCTGCAGAGAGCGGAGGAGAGGCTCAGTAAAGACTACCAGAAAGAGAAGGCCCTGTACAAAGGCATGTTCAGCCAACAGAAGCAAGAAGGGCAAGGAGACATGGCAGTGACCCAGAAACATGTCTAA
- the zgc:153018 gene encoding transmembrane protein 179-like yields the protein MELHRRLLLAHCAAHTLSILAGLLIVIPLALNGSAFKGRCALFSQGFWRTENQTLITGESNEISHLVIQQWGPPSACQFATFVGVFTVLYGAAQGWRSLFYLHGRHDDTLLSAFLTLLLSLCLFFLSGGASITLSLGLVSWCDVVTEHNSRPYSCAESQSIPLYLDVETSSFYSELTCAQLALWCVTGLWLIQVILSFLRLYHSHSQHISGPCLAREKELLLGQAYCDCAFTQHLHALPHEHPHLSQTTAVLI from the exons ATGGAGCTTCATCGGCGACTGTTGCTTGCCCACTGTGCCGCCCACACCCTTTCTATTTTGGCCGGACTTCTTATAGTGATACCCCTTGCACTTAACGGATCCGCGTTCAAAGGGAGGTGCGCGCTATTCAGTCAAGGATTTTGGCGGACGGAGAATCAAACTCTGATCACTGGGGAGTCGAACGAGATATCTCATTTGGTAATACAACAATGGGGTCCCCCATCCGCCTGCCAGTTCGCGACATTCGTTGGAGTGTTCACCGTATTGTACGGAGCAGCGCAGGGATGGCGAAGCTTGTTCTACCTTCACGGTAGACATGATga CACCCTCCTCTCAGCTTTCCTCACCCTTCTCTTGagcctctgtctgttttttctctctggtGGGGCGAGTATTACCCTCTCTCTGGGACTTGTGTCCTGGTGTGATGTTGTGACAGAACACAACTCCAGACCATACAG TTGTGCAGAATCACAGTCCATACCTCTATACCTGGATGTGGAGACCTCTTCCTTTTATTCAGAGTTAACCTGTGCACAG CTTGCTCTTTGGTGTGTGACCGGACTCTGGCTGATCCAGGTCATCCTGTCTTTCCTGCGCCTCTATCACTCCCACAGTCAGCACATCAGCGGGCCATGTCTGGCCAGAGAGAAGGAGCTTCTGCTGGGACAGGCCTACTGCGACTGTGCCTTCACCCAGCACCTGCATGCCCTCCCGCATGAACACCCACACCTCTCTCAGACAACTGCCGTCCTCATCTGA